Proteins encoded together in one Carya illinoinensis cultivar Pawnee chromosome 3, C.illinoinensisPawnee_v1, whole genome shotgun sequence window:
- the LOC122304144 gene encoding persulfide dioxygenase ETHE1 homolog, mitochondrial: MLRLSLHRITLPRPTTLFNFPTLHTKLRPQTMAASYTTRSSSHPRSNKLLFRQLFEKESSTYTYLLADLSHPDKPALLIDPVDKMVERDLSLVKELGLKLIYAMNTHVHADHVTGSGLIKNKIPGVKSIISKASNSQADLLIKAGDKICFGDLFLEVRATPGHTLGCVTYVTGDGPDQPQPRMAFTGDALLIRGCGRTDFQGGSSLQLYKSVHSQIFTLPKDTLLFPAHDYKGFTVSTVEEEMLYNPRLTKEEEAFKNIMENLKLPYPKMIDIAVPANMVCGLQDVSAKPVEATSN; this comes from the exons ATGCTTCGGCTCAGTCTTCATCGGATCACTCTCCCTCGCCCTACTACTCTCTTCAATTTCCCCACCCTTCATACTAAGCTCAGGCCCCAAACCATGGCCGCATCGTACACGACGCGCTCGTCTTCTCATCCCCGCTCCAACAAGCTCCTGTTTCGCCAGCTCTTCGAGAAGGAGTCCTCAACCTACACGTACTTGCTTGCCGATCTGTCTCATCCTGACAAGCCCGCTctg TTGATTGACCCAGTTGATAAGATGGTGGAGAGAGACCTCTCCCTTGTAAAAGAGCTTGGACTGAAACTGATTTATGCCATGAACACCCATGTCCATGCTGACCATGTAACTGGTAGTGGTCTTATTAAG AACAAGATTCCTGGAGTGAAATCTATCATTTCAAAAGCTAGCAACTCACAGGCTGATCTTCTGATCAAAGCTGGTGATAAAATCTGTTTTGGTGATCTATTTTTGGAG GTTCGTGCTACTCCTGGCCATACATTAGGATGTGTTACTTATGTTACAGGAGATGGTCCTGATCAACCTCAACCGAGAATGGCTTTCACTGGGGATGCCTTACTGATACGTGGATGTGGAAGAACTGATTTTCAG GGTGGTAGTTCGCTTCAACTCTACAAGTCAGTGCATTCACAG ATTTTCACATTGCCTAAGGATACACTGCTCTTTCCTGCCCATGATTACAAAGGATTTACG GTTAGTACTGTGGAGGAGGAGATGCTTTATAATCCTAGGCTTACAAAAGAGGAG GAAGCATTTAAGAATATTATGGAAA ATCTTAAACTCCCATACCCGAAAATGATAGACATCGCTGTCCCTGCAAATATGGTGTGTGGGTTGCAAGATGTCTCTGCAAAGCCTGTTGAAGC